One genomic segment of Spirochaeta cellobiosiphila DSM 17781 includes these proteins:
- the uvrC gene encoding excinuclease ABC subunit UvrC, which produces MQEDSTFNKLKSQVKDFPKTPGVYLMKDKKGIVIYVGKAKVLRNRVSSYFTGQKDIKTSVLLRKIDFLEFITTQSEYEALLLENNLIKKYNPRFNINLKDGKSYPVIRITNDKFPRVYRTRRIIQDGSEYFGPFPNVKTIDIYLELIEKLFPLRKCKGKLKYRDSPCLYYHIGRCKAPCVKKITEAGYEEDVEKVRQLLSGRTEELTRKIKIEMLRASEELNFESAAKLRDTLIAIEQIGSEQKIIDFDEEKRDYIALVHEGELATFVVFQMRNGKLIGRDLFRTKIYGTEEDAMTDFILLYYQNTTIPPQQIFVSVSLDFIILKDLFSSEWGHRTEFHLPERGRHQKFMKMAMENARLDIDRQMRDKEIDPGLEELKRVLNLSHLPKRIEGFDIAQLHGKDPVASMVSFWMGKPDNKAYRQFHMKSLGGQIDDFKSIREAVARRYSRVINDDLPKPDLILIDGGKGQVSSAMGVLRALGLGDIPLLGLAKREEEIFLPDKSEPIIIPIGSPALRILIAVRDEAHRFATTFNKKLRQKRIKIATLEGIEGIGPKRSQRILKAFGGLDGIKSASYEEISEKARIPMELAETVKTFVTKKVEIDKSKN; this is translated from the coding sequence ATGCAAGAAGATTCAACCTTTAACAAATTAAAATCTCAAGTTAAAGATTTCCCCAAAACACCGGGCGTATACCTTATGAAGGACAAAAAGGGTATTGTTATATATGTCGGCAAAGCTAAGGTTTTACGTAACCGTGTGAGTTCTTATTTTACTGGGCAAAAAGATATAAAGACATCAGTTTTATTAAGAAAAATAGATTTTTTAGAATTTATCACCACTCAAAGTGAATACGAAGCACTATTATTAGAGAATAATTTAATTAAAAAATACAATCCAAGATTCAATATCAATTTGAAAGATGGTAAATCCTATCCCGTAATAAGGATCACAAATGATAAATTTCCCCGGGTCTATCGCACAAGAAGAATCATACAGGATGGATCCGAATATTTCGGGCCGTTTCCTAATGTAAAGACAATTGATATCTATCTTGAATTAATAGAAAAATTATTTCCTCTCAGAAAATGTAAAGGGAAATTAAAATATAGAGATAGTCCCTGTCTATATTACCATATAGGACGATGTAAAGCCCCGTGTGTTAAAAAGATTACAGAAGCTGGATATGAAGAAGATGTAGAAAAGGTCAGACAACTTTTGTCCGGTAGAACAGAAGAACTGACAAGAAAAATTAAAATAGAAATGTTAAGAGCATCTGAAGAATTGAATTTTGAAAGTGCTGCAAAATTAAGAGACACATTAATTGCCATCGAACAAATTGGATCGGAACAAAAAATTATTGATTTTGATGAAGAAAAAAGAGACTACATAGCTTTAGTACATGAAGGAGAATTAGCTACTTTTGTTGTTTTTCAGATGCGTAATGGAAAATTAATTGGTCGGGATTTGTTTAGAACTAAGATATATGGTACAGAAGAAGATGCCATGACAGATTTTATTCTACTTTACTACCAAAATACCACAATTCCACCTCAACAGATTTTTGTTTCTGTATCATTAGATTTTATAATTTTAAAGGATCTTTTTTCTTCAGAATGGGGGCATCGAACTGAGTTTCACTTACCTGAAAGAGGACGTCACCAAAAGTTTATGAAAATGGCTATGGAGAACGCACGTCTTGATATTGATAGACAAATGCGTGATAAAGAAATCGATCCTGGTTTAGAAGAGTTAAAGCGTGTATTGAACTTATCTCATTTGCCAAAAAGAATAGAGGGATTTGATATTGCTCAATTACATGGAAAAGATCCAGTAGCTTCAATGGTTAGTTTTTGGATGGGGAAACCGGATAATAAAGCATATAGACAATTTCATATGAAATCCTTAGGTGGACAAATTGATGACTTCAAATCAATTAGAGAAGCTGTTGCTAGACGCTACTCAAGGGTCATTAATGATGATCTTCCTAAGCCTGATTTAATACTAATTGATGGTGGAAAGGGGCAAGTTAGTTCTGCGATGGGGGTGTTAAGAGCTTTAGGTTTAGGTGATATTCCTTTACTCGGTTTAGCAAAAAGGGAAGAGGAAATCTTCCTTCCTGATAAATCTGAACCGATTATTATTCCTATTGGTTCTCCTGCACTAAGAATTTTAATTGCAGTAAGGGACGAAGCACATAGGTTTGCAACAACATTTAACAAAAAGCTAAGGCAAAAGAGGATAAAAATAGCTACTCTTGAAGGAATTGAAGGGATTGGACCAAAGAGAAGTCAAAGAATACTAAAAGCATTCGGTGGTCTAGATGGAATTAAATCTGCTTCCTATGAAGAAATTTCTGAAAAAGCAAGGATTCCTATGGAACTAGCTGAAACAGTAAAAACATTTGTGACTAAAAAAGTCGAAATCGATAAATCAAAAAATTAG